In the Mytilus trossulus isolate FHL-02 chromosome 1, PNRI_Mtr1.1.1.hap1, whole genome shotgun sequence genome, one interval contains:
- the LOC134690465 gene encoding protein phosphatase 1H-like: MWGKLQGAIDRFSKIAQPGEEQEATNSKPRKFTYGRPEFLQLNDDEVQVCQDIYTRPIIVPRDEMLLLRTSGYAEVINGGKSKLNEDQSTSKQFFIKKKSVRNGAASTEIPLEPITDGGPMNEIPVTYFAIFDGHAGPDAAVMASKLLHKLIEEKLNGVKDFIFEIAGPTKGQLGDSKHDSKSISIHSLVIGALEQSFISMDQQIIDEKQNYTISGGCAVIVALFLLGKLYIANAGDCRAIYCNKKVTVQLSNDMTPHYERQRIMIQAMTRPELIGEDFTYNEYTRRITRNDIGKRILYRGPMMTGWSYKVADEDDLKVPLIFKLGGKSRLMQTIGVSRGFGDHDLRVFDSRIYLKPLLSAVPEVKVFDLKSNVEDAVLVMASDGLWDVITTEDVRTTVYNVLNQSRKDDPKRFNAVAQELVMQARGTPIHGMNGWTKKDGTAGSFDDITVLVIPLGDGV, translated from the exons ATGTGGGGGAAACTACAAGGTGCTATTGACAGGTTTTCTAAGATTGCACAACCTGGTGAAGAACAAGAAGCAACAAACAGTAAACCAAGAAAATTCACTTATGGCCGTCCTGAATTCTTGCAACTTAATGATGATGAAGTACAAGTTTGTCAAGATATCTATACACGACCTATTATTGTTCCTAGAGATGAAATGCTGTTACTTAGGACATCTGGATATGCTGA GGTTATAAATGGTggaaaaagtaaattaaatgaaGACCAATCTACATCCAAACAATTTTTTATCAAGAAGAAATCAGTAAGAAATGGTGCAGCATCCACAGAAATTCCACTGGAACCAATAACAGATGGGGGACCA ATGAATGAGATTCCAGTGACCTACTTTGCAATATTTGATGGACATGCTGGCCCTGATGCTGCAGTGATGGCTTCTAAATTgttacataaactaattgag GAAAAGTTGAATGGTGTAAAAgactttatttttgaaatagcAGGTCCTACCAAAGGACAGCTTGGAGATTCAAAGCACGATTCAAAATCCATATCTATCCATAGTTTAGTCATTGGTGCACTGGAacaatcttttatttcaatG GACCAACAAATAATAGACGAGAAACAGAACTATACAATATCAGGAGGTTGTGCTGTAATTGTTGCTTTATTTTTACTGGGTAAACTCTACATTGCCAATGCTGGAGATTGCAG AGCAATCTACTGTAACAAGAAAGTAACTGTACAGTTATCCAATGATATGACACCTCATTATGAAAGACAGAGGATAATGATACAG GCCATGACACGTCCAGAATTAATTGGAGAAGACTTCACTTACAACGAATATACAAGACGAATAACCAGGAACGATATTGGGAAAAGAATACTGTATAGAGGGCCAATGATGACTGGATG gtCTTACAAAGTAGCTGATGAAGATGATTTGAAAGTCCCATTAATATTTAAACTTGGAGGAAAG tcGAGACTTATGCAGACCATTGGTGTTTCTAGAGGTTTTGGGGACCATGATTTGAGAGTTTTCGATTCaagaatatatttaaaaccaCTTTTGTCTGCTGTCCCAGAG gtaAAGGTATTTGATCTGAAATCCAATGTAGAAGATGCTGTATTAGTAATGGCGTCTGATGGATTATGGGATGTTATAACAACAGAAGATGTGAGAACTACAGTATATAATGTGTTGAATCAGAGTAGGAAGGATGATCCTAAAAG ATTTAATGCAGTTGCTCAAGAATTAGTGATGCAAGCCAGAGGTACCCCAATCCATGGAATGAATGGTTGGACTAAGAAAGATGGAACTGCTGGATCTTTTGATGATATTACAGTATTAGTTATACCATTGGGAGATGGGGTGTAA